The Pelistega ratti genome window below encodes:
- a CDS encoding MFS transporter, which yields MIKKFASFNHDVKLTLITTLLSNIGIFMVIPFLSIFLNQLATITTSEVGIIIGVAFWCQRAGSLLGGLLSDYIHTKGTMLLGLIVRIPGYLLIGYVDNFYLLLLSCILIGLGSSIYLPAAKSFLIKVIGENEKVSVLSMRAIFANIGVAIGPIIGVAVFSLSPSVLFTSVGIIFIFLTLLNLKLNGDVNPIETRKISLCDLLALIKNKTMICISIAMFLVMAFFMQIDVTIPMFTSATFDNQTTSYVFICNALIVIFFQSSVSSWACSGSSRLPFSLAFLLFSACFLLFDFITTEYSILFLSIILFSLAEIIIQIRLDYDTTNINPNMVATAFGIMSLAGAFGGLFGSYTGTLLYNTGLFGLSLWTLLALSSAIAAFIYFIYHYETE from the coding sequence ATGATTAAAAAATTTGCCTCTTTCAATCATGATGTAAAACTGACACTTATTACGACATTGCTAAGCAATATTGGCATTTTTATGGTCATTCCATTTCTATCTATTTTCCTAAATCAATTAGCAACTATTACAACCAGTGAAGTGGGTATCATTATTGGCGTAGCTTTTTGGTGTCAAAGAGCTGGTTCTCTTTTGGGTGGATTACTATCTGATTACATTCATACTAAGGGGACAATGCTACTAGGGCTTATCGTAAGAATTCCCGGTTATCTCCTCATTGGATATGTTGATAATTTCTACTTACTCTTACTTTCCTGCATTCTTATTGGTCTAGGAAGTAGTATTTATTTACCGGCTGCTAAATCATTTCTTATTAAGGTGATTGGAGAGAACGAAAAAGTCAGTGTACTTTCTATGCGAGCAATATTTGCTAATATTGGTGTGGCGATTGGACCTATTATTGGTGTTGCTGTTTTTTCTCTATCGCCATCGGTACTCTTCACTTCTGTTGGTATTATTTTTATCTTCTTAACATTACTTAACCTAAAATTAAATGGTGATGTAAACCCTATAGAAACAAGAAAAATTTCTTTATGCGATTTATTAGCACTTATTAAAAATAAAACAATGATTTGTATCTCAATCGCTATGTTCCTTGTTATGGCATTTTTTATGCAAATTGACGTTACAATACCCATGTTTACCAGTGCTACATTTGATAATCAGACAACAAGTTATGTGTTTATTTGTAATGCTCTTATAGTAATTTTTTTTCAGTCTTCGGTTTCTTCATGGGCTTGCTCAGGTTCATCAAGACTACCTTTTTCATTGGCCTTTTTATTATTTTCTGCTTGCTTTTTACTCTTTGATTTTATAACAACTGAATATAGTATTTTATTTCTCTCTATTATTTTATTCTCTTTGGCAGAAATTATTATACAGATACGATTAGATTATGACACCACAAATATTAATCCCAATATGGTTGCTACCGCCTTTGGCATAATGAGTTTAGCCGGTGCATTTGGTGGATTATTTGGTAGTTATACCGGTACACTCTTATATAATACTGGACTATTTGGATTATCTTTGTGGACACTTTTAGCACTATCTTCCGCTATCGCTGCTTTTATTTATTTTATCTATCACTATGAAACAGAATAA
- the tsaE gene encoding tRNA (adenosine(37)-N6)-threonylcarbamoyltransferase complex ATPase subunit type 1 TsaE: MSSINNIYRFYLPDETATQTFAQIMAAPIHQAITSPEGQEQGLKSAYHLHLQGDLGAGKTAFSRAFLQALGVKGRIKSPTYTLVETYKVSRLYLYHFDFYRFNDSSEWQEAGFRDNLLENAVVLIEWPEKADKSLPSPDILLKLHYYQNGRIAELHPHSDKGKAWITQLKIPQAFHLAE, encoded by the coding sequence ATGTCAAGCATCAACAATATTTACCGTTTTTACCTACCCGATGAAACGGCAACACAAACATTTGCACAAATAATGGCAGCCCCTATTCATCAAGCCATTACCTCCCCAGAAGGGCAAGAACAGGGCTTAAAATCAGCCTATCACCTTCATTTACAAGGGGATTTAGGTGCTGGCAAAACTGCCTTTTCTCGTGCTTTCTTACAAGCCCTAGGGGTAAAGGGTCGTATTAAAAGCCCTACCTATACATTAGTTGAAACCTATAAAGTTTCTAGATTATACTTATACCACTTTGATTTTTATAGATTTAATGATTCTTCAGAGTGGCAAGAAGCAGGATTCCGTGATAATTTATTAGAGAATGCAGTGGTTTTAATTGAATGGCCAGAAAAAGCCGATAAATCACTTCCTTCACCTGATATTTTATTAAAACTTCACTACTATCAAAACGGTAGAATAGCGGAATTACACCCCCATTCTGATAAGGGAAAAGCATGGATAACACAACTCAAGATACCACAGGCATTTCACCTCGCCGAATAA
- a CDS encoding ATP-grasp domain-containing protein, with amino-acid sequence MNIVLVEALTFGLGRLVKAAQEMNVTLHLLTYNKAFYFYELNQIESKHLVVYEIDTFNPENIIAYCQNLNKFGGIISLTDTWAMAVQEILPQLGLKAQNATTICRHKDLFRQKLLENNLTSGTVNIIYPKKGKNTIPDNIHYPVIIKDPSGTGSKSVWFAENDNELSHLLDMIGNNEQLEKVLIETYFKGTLFSAETISFKGETKILAISSRILSDIPLFMEKAISLPINTNHQELSGVEEWIKKILSCIAYTDGFAHIEFIVTPNGFEVVEVNPRLGGIQIGEALCQSYDTNIYKAFIEIAVGKRPSLLDMTLIPKIFTAQVVIYAKQTGYFKGINDKYINKERTKIFPYAQSGKKIDTITDQSACVGILMTTAQSSEIALLNAISEANKVIVQMEAPND; translated from the coding sequence ATGAATATTGTTTTAGTAGAAGCATTAACATTTGGTTTAGGTCGATTAGTCAAAGCCGCTCAAGAAATGAATGTTACTCTTCATCTTCTTACCTACAATAAAGCATTTTACTTTTACGAATTAAACCAAATAGAGAGCAAACATTTAGTTGTTTATGAAATTGATACCTTTAACCCAGAAAATATTATTGCTTATTGCCAAAACTTAAATAAATTTGGCGGCATTATTAGTCTAACTGATACATGGGCGATGGCTGTACAAGAGATCTTACCCCAGTTGGGATTAAAAGCTCAAAATGCTACAACCATATGCCGTCATAAAGATTTATTTCGCCAAAAACTCTTAGAAAATAATCTTACATCAGGGACGGTAAACATTATATACCCCAAAAAAGGGAAAAATACTATTCCTGACAATATACATTATCCTGTTATTATTAAAGATCCTAGTGGAACAGGCTCTAAAAGTGTATGGTTTGCTGAAAATGATAATGAATTATCCCATCTTTTAGATATGATAGGAAACAATGAACAACTTGAAAAAGTCCTTATAGAAACCTATTTCAAAGGGACTTTATTCAGTGCAGAAACCATTAGTTTTAAAGGTGAAACAAAAATCCTAGCCATATCTAGTAGGATACTATCCGATATACCTTTATTTATGGAAAAAGCAATATCTTTACCTATCAATACAAACCATCAGGAATTATCAGGTGTAGAAGAATGGATTAAAAAAATACTGTCATGTATTGCTTATACAGATGGATTTGCCCATATTGAATTTATCGTTACGCCAAATGGATTTGAAGTTGTTGAAGTAAATCCCAGATTAGGTGGTATTCAAATTGGAGAAGCACTTTGTCAGTCCTATGATACTAATATCTACAAAGCCTTTATTGAAATAGCAGTGGGTAAAAGACCTTCTTTATTAGATATGACACTAATACCAAAAATATTTACTGCTCAAGTTGTTATTTATGCAAAACAGACGGGTTATTTTAAAGGGATTAATGATAAATATATCAATAAAGAACGCACTAAAATTTTCCCTTATGCTCAATCTGGTAAAAAAATTGATACTATCACCGATCAATCTGCTTGTGTAGGTATTTTAATGACCACTGCCCAAAGTAGTGAAATCGCTTTACTAAATGCTATTTCAGAAGCCAATAAAGTAATTGTACAGATGGAAGCACCTAATGATTAA